One part of the Oryzias melastigma strain HK-1 linkage group LG21, ASM292280v2, whole genome shotgun sequence genome encodes these proteins:
- the LOC112138022 gene encoding cytochrome c oxidase copper chaperone: MSSLSAASVEPPPTPENTEKKPLKPCCACPETKKVRDACIIEKGEENCGDLIEAHKECMRSLGFKV; the protein is encoded by the exons ATGTCGTCCCTGTCTGCTGCCAGTGTGGAGCCTCCTCCCACCCCTGAGAACACGGAGAAGAAGCCCCTGAAACCATGCTGTGCCTGTCCTGAGACCAAGAAGGTCAGAGATGCTTG caTTATTGAAAAGGGCGAGGAGAACTGTGGCGACCTCATCGAGGCGCATAAGGAATGCATGAGGTCTCTGGGGTTTAAGGTGTag